Proteins found in one Lutimonas zeaxanthinifaciens genomic segment:
- a CDS encoding DUF4175 family protein, with protein MEHFQNIHDKLKAFIRKYYTNEIIKGGIFFLAFGFLYLLLTLAVEHYFWLEPIARTVLFWLFIGIEFYFLFRFILIPVMKLIGIRKGISNQEASKIIGAHFSEVEDKLLNIIQLNASDSKNELLSASIEQKSKELRPIKFRRAIVFKNNVSYLKYLLIPVMIWFIVWITGNNSVFTKSLNRVVHHQTAFEPPAPFRFIILNDSLETVQDQSYELKYTTEGEIVPENSRVIIGDNSFYALPDEDGNMMFTFEIPQNDIEFRLQGGSVRSRTYKLKVLSAPKITEFIMVLKYPDYLNKPTDTIRNTGNASIPVGTKVNWIIGSQNAETIDLEVKGFKKELVLEGVKTGNSFSFSREVLQSLTYEVRSSNQDLKDYEVLSYELGVVKDEFPKINVQSDIDSVSRGPVQFRGQLTDDYGISRVQIVAKDLQNGKLSQGQINTGNSDFEEFFYVFPQGILLEEGHSYELYFEVFDNDRIKGPKKVKSRSFTYRYMTQEEEEEEILQEQIEGINKMEDSRESGQKLEKSLDEFSKKLKNKEETDWNDKKELKDFLERQKSYDQMLEKNAEKMKDNLEEINPDDDESLKEKQEELKNRWEEVSDYKEKEELIKELEELAEKLEKEDLLEKIDKLKEQSKQEKRSLERILELTKQFYVEKKSAQIMNKLNELSEEQLDLSTEERNSKKEQEKLNEKFDSIRRDFEELRKQNEDLKNPMDIFDSEPDEKLINMDMENAQELLEKSEGGDEQDQKNNLNKAKNKQRQASRRMEELSKKMESGLMEMEMQGVQENIEDLQQILKNLLLFSMDQEDLMLSFDQVDARSADFPKKLKEQIKLKEHFEHIDDSLYALSLRMVELSSKIQEDLSNVHYNLDKSLENIAENRIQQGMSNQQYTMTSANNLADLLSDMLQSLQNQKPGSGKGKGKEGEMNLPDIIKQQQEIMKKMEDGMQGKEGQGQKGKEAMSGEQFQLFQEQKMLREQLQELLDREGSGNREGKKALDQMEELEKILLERGITKETLERMQELEHELLELENADLTRNKDKKRESETNRLNESEREIKALEDLYKKGSEDEQLKRNRLELSPDYKAKVKKYFDQEIK; from the coding sequence TAAGTTATTGAACATTATTCAACTGAATGCTTCAGATTCCAAAAATGAATTACTGTCAGCAAGCATTGAGCAAAAATCAAAAGAGTTAAGACCAATTAAATTTCGGAGGGCTATAGTTTTTAAAAATAATGTCTCATATTTAAAATATTTATTGATCCCTGTAATGATCTGGTTTATTGTATGGATCACCGGAAACAATTCTGTATTTACCAAAAGCCTGAACAGGGTAGTGCACCATCAGACTGCTTTTGAACCTCCGGCGCCGTTTCGGTTTATCATTCTGAATGACTCATTGGAAACGGTTCAGGATCAGTCCTATGAATTGAAATACACAACAGAAGGAGAAATTGTTCCCGAGAATTCGAGAGTAATCATTGGAGATAATTCTTTTTATGCCTTACCCGATGAGGACGGAAATATGATGTTTACATTTGAGATACCACAAAACGATATTGAGTTTCGTCTTCAAGGAGGGTCTGTCAGGTCCAGAACGTATAAATTGAAGGTTTTATCCGCCCCTAAGATTACTGAATTTATTATGGTACTCAAGTACCCTGATTATTTAAACAAGCCAACAGATACCATAAGAAACACCGGTAACGCCTCGATTCCGGTGGGTACGAAAGTGAACTGGATCATTGGTTCTCAAAATGCTGAGACCATTGATCTTGAGGTAAAAGGATTCAAAAAGGAATTGGTACTGGAAGGGGTGAAGACAGGTAACAGCTTTTCTTTCTCCCGGGAGGTCTTACAAAGTTTAACCTATGAAGTAAGATCCTCAAATCAGGATTTAAAAGACTATGAGGTATTGAGCTATGAGCTTGGTGTGGTGAAAGACGAATTTCCAAAAATAAATGTACAATCTGATATTGATTCGGTTAGCAGGGGCCCCGTGCAGTTTAGAGGGCAACTGACAGATGACTATGGAATTTCAAGAGTACAGATCGTTGCCAAAGATTTGCAAAATGGAAAATTAAGCCAGGGCCAGATAAATACTGGTAATTCGGACTTCGAGGAATTCTTTTATGTGTTTCCACAAGGAATACTCCTGGAGGAAGGACATTCCTATGAATTGTATTTTGAAGTTTTTGATAACGATAGGATCAAGGGTCCAAAAAAAGTCAAATCAAGAAGTTTTACCTATCGTTACATGACGCAGGAAGAAGAAGAAGAAGAGATCCTCCAAGAACAGATTGAAGGGATCAATAAAATGGAAGATTCGCGGGAGTCCGGGCAAAAGCTTGAAAAATCACTTGACGAATTTTCCAAAAAATTAAAGAATAAAGAAGAAACAGATTGGAACGATAAAAAGGAATTGAAGGATTTTCTTGAAAGGCAGAAGTCTTATGATCAAATGCTGGAGAAAAATGCCGAGAAAATGAAGGATAATCTTGAGGAAATTAATCCGGATGATGATGAATCTTTAAAGGAAAAGCAGGAAGAGCTAAAGAATCGTTGGGAAGAGGTATCGGACTATAAAGAGAAAGAAGAGCTGATCAAGGAATTGGAAGAATTGGCAGAGAAGCTCGAAAAAGAGGATCTTCTGGAAAAAATTGATAAGCTAAAAGAGCAAAGTAAACAGGAAAAGAGGTCACTTGAAAGGATTTTGGAGCTGACCAAACAGTTTTATGTTGAGAAAAAATCGGCTCAGATCATGAACAAACTAAATGAACTCTCAGAGGAGCAGTTAGATTTGAGCACTGAAGAAAGGAATTCAAAGAAGGAACAGGAAAAGCTGAATGAAAAGTTTGATTCAATTCGAAGAGATTTTGAAGAGTTAAGGAAGCAAAACGAGGACCTAAAAAACCCTATGGATATTTTTGATAGTGAACCCGATGAGAAGTTGATTAATATGGATATGGAAAATGCTCAGGAGCTTTTGGAAAAAAGTGAGGGGGGAGATGAACAAGATCAAAAGAATAATTTAAACAAAGCCAAGAATAAACAGAGACAGGCCTCCAGGCGGATGGAAGAGTTGAGTAAGAAAATGGAATCGGGCCTAATGGAAATGGAAATGCAGGGTGTACAGGAGAACATTGAGGACCTGCAGCAGATTCTGAAAAACCTGTTGCTTTTTTCAATGGATCAGGAAGATCTAATGCTTTCATTTGATCAGGTAGATGCACGCAGTGCGGATTTTCCTAAAAAATTAAAAGAACAGATCAAATTAAAGGAACACTTTGAGCACATCGATGATAGTCTTTATGCCTTGTCACTTAGGATGGTTGAATTGAGTTCAAAAATACAGGAGGATTTGAGTAATGTGCATTATAATCTGGATAAGTCCTTAGAAAATATTGCTGAAAACCGCATCCAGCAGGGTATGAGCAATCAGCAATATACTATGACCTCAGCCAATAATCTGGCAGATCTGTTAAGCGATATGCTGCAAAGTTTACAGAATCAGAAGCCTGGATCAGGCAAAGGAAAGGGAAAAGAAGGGGAAATGAATTTACCCGATATCATTAAACAACAGCAGGAGATTATGAAAAAGATGGAAGATGGAATGCAGGGTAAAGAAGGTCAGGGCCAAAAGGGAAAAGAGGCGATGAGCGGGGAGCAATTTCAACTTTTTCAAGAACAAAAAATGTTAAGAGAACAGTTGCAGGAACTTTTGGATAGAGAAGGGAGCGGAAACAGGGAAGGGAAGAAGGCCCTTGACCAAATGGAAGAACTGGAAAAGATCCTGTTGGAAAGAGGAATCACAAAGGAGACGCTTGAAAGGATGCAGGAACTTGAGCATGAACTTTTAGAACTTGAAAATGCAGACCTAACCAGAAATAAGGATAAGAAGAGAGAGTCTGAAACGAACAGGTTAAATGAATCAGAGCGGGAAATTAAGGCTCTTGAAGATTTGTACAAAAAGGGGTCCGAGGATGAGCAGTTAAAACGAAATAGACTTGAGTTGTCACCCGATTACAAAGCGAAAGTGAAAAAGTATTTTGATCAGGAAATAAAATAG